Proteins found in one Pseudomonas mosselii genomic segment:
- a CDS encoding LysR family transcriptional regulator, with protein MNKLELLRTFVRVSELSSFTLAGESLGLPRSTVSEQVRALERLLGTRLFNRTTRRVQTTQDGALLYERSKDLLSGMDEIESLFSADDAELTGRLRIDLPTMMARRLIVPALPGFLERFPRLEVELSCTDRQVDLLREGFDCVMRIGALSELDVVARPVGRLSMRNCASPAYLERHGVPRNLQDLAGHRLVHYVRNLGARSAGFEYVQEGELRFQAMAGVVTVNNAEAYSAACLAGLGLIQVPAVGVDEHLRNGELISLLEPWQARAMPVSLLYARQRHVPRRVQAFMNWLAALLASQVDPVAAPTG; from the coding sequence ATGAACAAGCTGGAGCTGTTGCGCACTTTTGTCAGGGTCAGCGAACTGAGCAGTTTCACCCTGGCCGGCGAAAGCCTGGGCCTGCCGCGTTCGACCGTCTCCGAGCAGGTGCGGGCGCTGGAACGGTTGCTCGGCACGCGCCTGTTCAACCGCACCACGCGGCGGGTGCAGACCACCCAGGACGGCGCCTTGCTCTACGAGCGCAGCAAGGACCTGCTGTCGGGCATGGACGAGATCGAAAGCCTGTTCAGCGCCGACGATGCCGAGCTGACCGGGCGCCTGCGCATCGACCTGCCGACCATGATGGCGCGGCGGCTGATTGTGCCGGCGCTGCCAGGGTTTCTCGAGCGTTTCCCGCGCCTGGAAGTGGAGCTTAGTTGCACCGACCGCCAGGTCGACCTGCTGCGCGAAGGCTTCGACTGCGTGATGCGCATCGGCGCGCTCAGCGAACTGGACGTGGTCGCCCGCCCGGTGGGGCGACTGAGCATGCGCAACTGTGCCAGCCCCGCCTACCTCGAGCGTCACGGCGTGCCACGGAACCTGCAGGATCTGGCCGGCCATCGGTTGGTCCACTACGTGCGCAACCTCGGTGCCCGCAGCGCCGGGTTCGAATACGTGCAGGAGGGCGAGCTGCGCTTTCAGGCCATGGCCGGCGTGGTCACGGTGAACAATGCCGAAGCCTATTCCGCCGCCTGCCTGGCAGGGCTCGGGCTGATCCAGGTACCGGCGGTGGGCGTCGATGAACACCTGCGCAATGGAGAACTGATATCGCTGCTCGAGCCCTGGCAGGCGCGGGCCATGCCGGTGTCGCTGCTGTATGCCCGGCAGCGCCATGTGCCGCGCCGAGTCCAGGCGTTCATGAACTGGCTGGCGGCGCTGCTGGCGTCGCAGGTCGACCCGGTGGCGGCGCCAACCGGCTGA
- a CDS encoding bifunctional diguanylate cyclase/phosphodiesterase: protein MDRNVDLSSSSPTSRLQVRRLVGAFCALFGLACVFTLVALFNIAATLDRQALEQSTFQATQALEQRLVASRQFLSSYAVWDAAYEHLVGKVDWQWAYDEKNVGESLYSASGYEGVFVIEDDRTTYALFKGKPTDSPASAHIDSPLAPITDAARKAAPAREQVAHFVRFNGWPAVLSAAAVRPDKEVTEADVRQAPVMVFIDQLTEAKLAVLGKGAGLTGMRLEKNGAAQTGQPHIALEETGYYLAWNTPLPGRQLLHAFLPPLLAVLLVLGLVLLYLFRHALRSSRAIDDSLLRLQQSNRALEASEQRFRAVAEAASDWIWETDRQHRLTYLSQRFVSVTGYRLEDWIGQPLNQLLACDTTPLLPWLDSQADDNPQQLANLRCNYDDASGQNRYCRVSARSIVYEGKLAGFRGTASDITDEVAAHARIQHLSMHDALTGLANRNKLSRHLEHALLRGSDSPPLTLLLLDLDSFKPINDSLGHPAGDAVLQEVAGRLRDTTRENDLVARLGGDEFVLVLHGLDNRSEIDRFCARLLELLQQPIIYEGQQLHIGASIGIAQTRIQGYDAGELIRYADIALYQAKADGKNTWRYFSPEMNQQIQYRRQLENDLRRAIKQHEFVLHYQPRYRLYDLRIVSVEALLRWQHPEEGLLGPDTFIPLAEQSDLIVPLGRWVLAEACRNARDWPDELLVSVNLSPAQFSRSDVVADVRQVLLDTGFPAQRLELEITENVMLNDIEGALGTMLALKELGVRLNMDDFGTGYSSLGYLRTYPFDSIKIDKRFIAGLSSQSGNDRAVVQAIINLGKAMGLTVTAEGVETEQQLQALDREQCHEVQGYYLSKPVDRAGFEALLAGREVRQQDVS, encoded by the coding sequence ATGGACAGGAACGTCGACCTTTCATCCTCCAGCCCCACTTCGCGCCTGCAGGTGCGCAGGCTGGTAGGCGCCTTCTGCGCTCTGTTCGGCCTCGCCTGCGTGTTCACCCTGGTGGCGCTGTTCAACATCGCCGCCACGCTGGACCGCCAGGCGCTGGAGCAGAGCACCTTCCAGGCTACCCAGGCACTGGAGCAGCGGCTGGTGGCGTCGCGCCAGTTCCTCTCCAGCTACGCCGTCTGGGACGCTGCCTACGAACATCTGGTAGGCAAGGTCGACTGGCAGTGGGCGTATGACGAGAAGAACGTCGGTGAGTCGCTGTACAGCGCCAGCGGCTACGAAGGCGTGTTCGTGATCGAGGATGACCGCACCACCTATGCCCTGTTCAAGGGCAAGCCCACCGACTCACCGGCCAGCGCCCATATCGACAGTCCCCTGGCGCCGATCACCGACGCGGCGCGCAAGGCGGCCCCGGCCCGCGAGCAGGTGGCCCACTTCGTGCGCTTCAACGGCTGGCCCGCGGTGCTCAGCGCGGCGGCGGTGCGCCCGGACAAAGAGGTGACCGAGGCGGATGTGCGCCAGGCGCCGGTGATGGTGTTTATCGACCAACTGACCGAGGCCAAGCTCGCCGTGCTGGGCAAGGGTGCGGGCCTGACCGGCATGCGCCTGGAGAAAAATGGCGCCGCCCAGACCGGACAACCGCACATCGCCCTGGAGGAAACCGGCTATTACCTGGCCTGGAACACGCCGCTACCGGGTCGCCAGTTGCTCCACGCTTTCCTGCCGCCGCTGCTGGCGGTGCTGCTGGTGCTCGGCCTGGTGCTCCTGTACCTGTTCCGCCATGCCCTGCGCAGCTCCCGCGCCATCGACGACAGCCTGCTGCGCCTGCAGCAAAGCAACCGCGCCCTGGAGGCCAGCGAGCAGCGCTTTCGCGCAGTGGCCGAGGCCGCGTCGGACTGGATCTGGGAAACCGACCGCCAGCACCGCCTGACCTACCTGTCGCAGCGCTTCGTCAGCGTCACCGGCTACCGGCTCGAGGACTGGATAGGCCAGCCGCTAAACCAGCTGCTGGCCTGCGACACCACGCCCCTGCTGCCGTGGCTCGACAGCCAGGCCGACGACAACCCGCAGCAACTGGCCAACCTGCGCTGCAACTACGATGACGCCAGCGGGCAGAACCGCTACTGCCGCGTTTCGGCGCGCTCGATCGTCTACGAGGGCAAGCTCGCCGGCTTTCGCGGCACCGCCAGCGATATCACTGACGAAGTCGCCGCCCATGCCCGCATCCAGCACCTGTCGATGCACGATGCCCTGACTGGCCTTGCCAACCGCAACAAGCTGTCACGCCACCTTGAGCATGCGCTGTTGCGCGGCAGCGATTCACCGCCGCTGACCTTGCTGCTGCTCGACCTGGACAGTTTCAAGCCGATCAACGATTCCCTCGGCCACCCGGCCGGCGACGCGGTGTTGCAGGAGGTGGCCGGTCGCCTGCGCGACACCACCCGCGAAAATGACCTGGTGGCTCGCCTGGGCGGCGACGAGTTCGTCCTGGTGCTGCATGGCCTGGACAATCGCAGCGAGATCGATCGTTTCTGCGCCCGCCTGCTCGAGTTGCTGCAGCAACCTATAATCTACGAGGGACAACAGTTGCATATCGGCGCCAGCATTGGCATCGCCCAGACCCGAATCCAGGGCTACGATGCCGGTGAGTTGATCCGCTACGCCGACATTGCGCTGTACCAGGCCAAAGCCGACGGCAAGAATACCTGGCGTTACTTCTCGCCAGAGATGAACCAGCAGATCCAGTACCGCCGACAACTGGAAAACGACCTGCGCCGGGCGATCAAGCAGCACGAGTTCGTCCTGCACTATCAGCCACGCTATCGCCTGTACGACCTGCGCATCGTCTCGGTAGAGGCCCTGCTGCGCTGGCAGCACCCCGAGGAGGGCCTGCTCGGGCCGGACACCTTCATTCCCCTGGCCGAGCAGAGCGACCTGATCGTGCCCCTTGGTCGCTGGGTGCTGGCCGAGGCCTGCCGCAATGCCCGCGACTGGCCCGACGAACTGCTGGTCTCGGTCAACCTGTCGCCGGCGCAGTTCTCCCGCAGCGATGTGGTCGCCGATGTGCGCCAGGTACTGCTGGACACCGGCTTCCCGGCCCAGCGCCTGGAACTGGAGATCACCGAGAACGTGATGCTCAACGACATCGAGGGCGCCCTGGGCACCATGCTCGCGCTCAAGGAGCTGGGCGTGCGCCTGAACATGGACGACTTCGGCACCGGTTACTCGTCGCTGGGTTACCTGCGCACCTACCCCTTCGACAGCATCAAGATCGACAAGCGCTTCATCGCCGGGCTCAGCAGCCAGAGCGGCAACGACCGGGCAGTGGTGCAGGCCATCATCAACCTGGGCAAGGCCATGGGGCTGACGGTCACCGCTGAGGGGGTGGAGACCGAGCAGCAGTTGCAGGCGCTGGACAGGGAGCAGTGCCATGAGGTCCAGGGCTACTACCTGAGCAAGCCGGTGGACCGGGCGGGTTTCGAGGCGCTGCTGGCGGGCCGCGAGGTGCGCCAGCAGGATGTGTCCTGA
- a CDS encoding DUF2025 family protein: MAITSQDICDAADQLKGFVGFHGKRGMHIVRFSEDSFGMDVADDSITPCNEFVWRPEADTRMALCRERLALLLEQHVDDRLNIGEPLRIYLKRTDLPEIVAERSLR; encoded by the coding sequence ATGGCCATCACTTCCCAGGACATCTGCGACGCCGCCGACCAGCTCAAGGGCTTTGTCGGTTTCCACGGCAAGCGCGGCATGCATATCGTGCGGTTTTCCGAAGATTCGTTCGGCATGGACGTCGCCGACGACAGCATCACCCCCTGCAACGAGTTCGTCTGGCGCCCCGAGGCCGACACGCGCATGGCATTGTGCCGGGAGCGCCTGGCCTTGCTGCTGGAGCAGCATGTGGACGATCGGCTGAACATCGGCGAGCCGCTGCGCATCTACCTCAAGCGCACCGACCTGCCGGAGATCGTGGCTGAACGCAGCCTGCGCTGA
- a CDS encoding diguanylate cyclase has translation MIDNRSGKGLSFVRRIYLPRIIGLGIGLFSVMAAIAPLNPPQWAWALLLFNGLLWPHVAYQWALRSATPYQAEQRNILLDSFMGGFWTAAMHFNPLPTVTILSMMTMNNVAAGGKRVLLRGLLAQLGGMLLASALLGTGLQPQATQLQVLACLPMLTLYPLALGWVCYQLAIKLAEHKRRLSALSRTDSLTGLLNHGSWKDLLLLKFQICQQQQLPAVVALIDIDHFKTINDTYGHVVGDCVLRQLSQELRRNLREDDLAGRYGGDEFCVILPGAHEAQACQAMERLRERVGAYRNPQLPGLRISLSIGLADFRTTLASPEHWLEQADKALYAAKHQGRDQVNFARGEAALLKLAYPD, from the coding sequence ATGATCGATAACCGCAGCGGCAAGGGGCTCTCTTTCGTCAGGCGCATCTACCTGCCGCGCATCATCGGCCTGGGGATCGGCCTGTTCAGCGTAATGGCCGCCATCGCCCCGCTGAACCCGCCGCAGTGGGCCTGGGCCCTGCTGCTGTTCAATGGCCTGCTCTGGCCTCATGTGGCCTACCAATGGGCCCTGCGCTCGGCCACGCCTTACCAGGCCGAACAGCGCAACATCCTGCTGGACTCCTTTATGGGCGGGTTCTGGACCGCGGCGATGCATTTCAACCCGCTGCCCACGGTGACCATCCTGTCGATGATGACCATGAACAACGTCGCCGCCGGCGGCAAACGGGTGCTGCTGCGCGGTCTGCTGGCTCAACTGGGCGGCATGCTGCTGGCCAGCGCCCTGCTCGGTACCGGCCTGCAGCCCCAGGCCACGCAACTGCAGGTGCTTGCCTGCCTGCCGATGCTCACCCTCTACCCCTTGGCCCTGGGTTGGGTGTGCTACCAGTTGGCGATCAAGCTGGCCGAGCACAAGCGCCGCCTAAGCGCCCTGAGCCGCACCGACAGCCTTACCGGCCTGCTCAACCATGGCTCGTGGAAGGACCTGCTGCTGCTCAAGTTCCAGATCTGCCAGCAACAGCAGCTGCCGGCGGTAGTCGCCCTGATCGACATCGACCACTTCAAGACCATCAACGACACCTACGGCCATGTGGTCGGCGACTGCGTGCTGCGCCAGCTCAGCCAGGAACTGCGGCGCAACCTGCGCGAGGACGACCTGGCCGGGCGCTACGGCGGTGACGAGTTCTGCGTGATCCTCCCCGGCGCCCACGAAGCCCAGGCGTGCCAGGCCATGGAGCGCCTGCGCGAGCGCGTCGGCGCCTACCGCAACCCGCAACTGCCGGGCCTGCGCATCAGCCTGAGCATCGGCCTGGCGGACTTTCGCACCACCCTCGCCTCGCCCGAACATTGGCTGGAACAGGCCGACAAGGCCCTGTACGCCGCCAAGCACCAAGGGCGCGACCAGGTCAATTTCGCCCGCGGCGAGGCCGCCCTGCTCAAGCTGGCCTATCCTGACTGA
- a CDS encoding formate/nitrite transporter family protein — MSDAQNEKTPGLSPDEEQEVSHNQPPRAAVLHEIIRAQGDHELERTLAALWWSALAAGLTMGLSLMAMGLFYARLPEGDSAQVIASLGYSAGFLAVILARQQLFTENTLTAVLPLMTTPTLTNLGRLLRLWTVVLLGNLAGTLLVAWVMLELPIFDSKTDVAFLDVGHKVMENGIGQMFAKGIVSGWMIATMVWMIPSMEHAKIWIILMITYLMALGDFTHIVVGSVEVSYLVWAGEQSWSAFWLDFALPTLAGNIIGGSFIFALISHAQVRSDSGKPPSKLLKHDKQARN, encoded by the coding sequence ATGAGCGATGCACAGAACGAGAAGACCCCGGGGCTGTCGCCGGACGAAGAGCAGGAAGTCAGCCACAACCAACCGCCCCGGGCGGCGGTGCTGCACGAGATCATCCGCGCCCAGGGTGACCACGAACTGGAACGCACGCTCGCCGCCTTGTGGTGGTCAGCGCTGGCGGCTGGCCTGACCATGGGCCTGTCGTTGATGGCCATGGGACTGTTCTACGCCCGCCTGCCCGAAGGCGACAGCGCCCAGGTAATCGCCAGCCTGGGCTACAGCGCAGGCTTCCTGGCGGTGATCCTCGCCCGCCAGCAACTGTTCACCGAAAACACCCTGACCGCCGTGCTGCCACTGATGACCACCCCCACCCTCACCAACCTGGGCCGCCTGCTGCGCCTGTGGACCGTCGTCCTGCTCGGCAACCTGGCCGGCACGCTGCTGGTAGCCTGGGTGATGCTCGAACTGCCGATATTCGACAGCAAGACCGATGTCGCCTTCCTGGATGTGGGCCACAAGGTGATGGAGAACGGCATCGGCCAGATGTTCGCCAAGGGCATCGTCTCAGGCTGGATGATCGCCACCATGGTCTGGATGATCCCGTCCATGGAGCACGCCAAGATCTGGATCATCCTGATGATCACCTACCTGATGGCCCTGGGCGACTTCACGCATATAGTAGTGGGCTCGGTCGAGGTCTCTTACCTGGTCTGGGCCGGCGAGCAGAGCTGGAGCGCCTTCTGGCTCGACTTCGCCCTGCCCACCCTGGCCGGCAACATCATTGGCGGCAGTTTCATCTTCGCCTTGATCAGCCATGCCCAAGTGCGCAGCGACAGCGGCAAGCCGCCCTCGAAACTGTTGAAGCACGACAAACAGGCCAGGAACTAG
- a CDS encoding acetolactate synthase large subunit, whose amino-acid sequence MAKAADVVVQCLENEGVEYVFGIPGEENLDLLESLRKSKIKLVLTRHEQSAGFMAATYGRLTGKTGVSLSTLGPGATNLVTASAYAYLGGMPMMMITGQKPIKKSKQGRFQIIDVCGMMDPITKYTHQFASADNIPARMREAFRLAEEEKPGAVHLELPEDIAAEQTDALPIPRSLHRRPLAEHVAIEAAVQKLQNARNPILVIGAGANRKMTAKVLKQLIDKTGIPFITTQMGKGVVDERHPRFLGNAALSSGDFVHRAVEAADLIVNIGHDVIEKPPFFMVRGGTEVIHVSFRSAEVDAVYFPQVEVIGDIANAVWQISEALTDTSHWDFTRLMAIREANEAQIAEGADDDRFPVYPQRMVADIRRALPSEGIVALDNGIYKIWFARNYKAHKPNTVLLDNALATMGAGLPSAMASHLVYPDRPVISVCGDGGFMMNSQELETAVRLGMHITVVILRDDGYGMIRWKQANMGFTDFGLDYGNPDFVKYAEAYGANGHRVESAEGFLPLLEHCIKTPGVHVIDCPVDYSENDRILNSELRERALAV is encoded by the coding sequence ATGGCCAAGGCCGCCGATGTCGTTGTGCAATGCCTGGAAAACGAAGGTGTCGAGTATGTGTTCGGCATTCCCGGTGAGGAAAACCTCGACTTGCTCGAGTCCCTGCGCAAGTCGAAGATCAAGCTGGTACTGACCCGCCACGAGCAGTCCGCGGGCTTCATGGCCGCCACCTACGGCCGCCTGACCGGCAAGACCGGCGTCAGCCTGTCGACCCTCGGCCCTGGCGCGACCAACCTGGTGACCGCCAGTGCCTACGCCTACCTGGGCGGCATGCCGATGATGATGATCACCGGTCAGAAGCCGATCAAGAAGTCCAAGCAGGGCCGTTTCCAGATCATCGACGTGTGCGGCATGATGGACCCCATCACCAAGTACACCCACCAGTTCGCCTCGGCCGACAACATCCCAGCGCGCATGCGTGAAGCCTTCCGCCTGGCCGAAGAAGAGAAGCCAGGCGCCGTGCACCTGGAGCTGCCGGAAGACATCGCCGCCGAGCAGACCGACGCCTTGCCGATCCCGCGCAGCCTGCACCGTCGCCCGCTGGCCGAGCACGTGGCTATCGAAGCCGCCGTGCAGAAACTGCAGAACGCCCGCAACCCGATCCTGGTGATCGGTGCCGGCGCCAACCGCAAGATGACCGCCAAGGTCCTCAAGCAACTGATCGACAAGACCGGCATCCCGTTCATCACCACCCAGATGGGTAAAGGTGTGGTCGACGAGCGCCATCCGCGCTTCCTCGGCAACGCCGCGCTGTCCTCCGGTGACTTCGTGCACCGCGCCGTCGAAGCCGCCGACCTGATCGTCAACATCGGCCACGACGTGATCGAGAAGCCACCGTTCTTCATGGTCCGTGGCGGCACCGAGGTCATTCACGTCAGCTTCCGCTCGGCCGAGGTAGACGCCGTGTACTTCCCGCAGGTGGAAGTGATCGGCGACATCGCCAACGCCGTGTGGCAGATCAGCGAAGCGCTGACCGACACCAGCCACTGGGACTTCACCCGCCTGATGGCCATCCGTGAAGCGAACGAAGCACAGATCGCCGAAGGCGCCGACGACGACCGTTTCCCGGTCTACCCGCAGCGCATGGTCGCCGACATCCGTCGCGCCCTGCCGTCCGAAGGCATCGTCGCCCTGGACAATGGCATCTACAAGATCTGGTTCGCCCGCAACTACAAGGCCCACAAGCCCAACACCGTGCTGCTGGACAACGCCCTGGCGACCATGGGCGCCGGCCTGCCATCGGCCATGGCCTCGCACCTGGTGTACCCGGATCGCCCGGTCATCTCGGTATGCGGCGACGGCGGCTTCATGATGAACAGCCAGGAGCTGGAAACCGCGGTACGTCTGGGCATGCACATCACCGTGGTGATCCTGCGAGACGACGGCTACGGCATGATCCGCTGGAAGCAGGCCAACATGGGCTTCACCGATTTCGGCCTGGACTACGGCAACCCGGACTTCGTCAAGTACGCCGAAGCCTACGGTGCCAATGGCCACCGCGTGGAAAGCGCCGAAGGCTTCCTGCCGCTGCTCGAGCACTGCATCAAGACCCCAGGCGTGCACGTGATCGACTGCCCGGTGGACTACAGCGAGAACGACCGCATCCTCAACAGCGAGCTGCGTGAGCGCGCGCTGGCGGTCTAA
- a CDS encoding SDR family NAD(P)-dependent oxidoreductase, which yields MTRKIALITGASRGLGKNTAEHLAARGIDIIGTYHSKADEAHAVAASLEQAGVRAAMLQLDVSDSASFAAFAERLGDTLEQQFGRRQLDFLVNNAGIGLNVPFSETSEVQFDQLLNIQLKGPFFLTQRLLPLLADGGRIVNISTGLTRFALPGYAAYAAMKGAMEVLTRYQAKELGARGIRVNILAPGAIETDFGGGVVRDNQQVNDYIAGNTALGRVGLPDDIGAAIALLLEDGNGWITGQRLEVSGGMFL from the coding sequence ATGACTCGCAAGATCGCACTGATCACCGGCGCCAGCCGCGGCCTGGGCAAGAACACCGCCGAACACCTGGCCGCTCGCGGAATCGACATCATCGGCACCTACCACAGCAAGGCCGACGAGGCCCACGCCGTGGCCGCCTCGCTCGAACAGGCCGGCGTGCGCGCCGCCATGCTGCAACTGGATGTCAGCGACAGCGCCAGCTTTGCCGCCTTCGCCGAGCGCCTGGGCGACACCCTCGAACAGCAGTTTGGCCGCCGCCAGCTGGACTTCCTGGTGAACAACGCCGGCATCGGCCTGAACGTGCCGTTCAGCGAGACCAGCGAAGTGCAATTCGACCAGTTGCTGAACATCCAGCTCAAGGGGCCGTTCTTCCTCACCCAGCGCCTGCTGCCGCTGCTGGCCGACGGCGGGCGCATCGTCAACATCTCCACAGGCCTGACCCGCTTCGCCCTGCCCGGCTACGCCGCCTATGCGGCCATGAAGGGCGCCATGGAAGTGCTGACTCGCTACCAGGCCAAGGAGCTGGGGGCGCGCGGTATTCGCGTGAACATTCTCGCGCCGGGCGCCATCGAGACCGACTTCGGCGGTGGCGTGGTGCGCGACAACCAGCAGGTCAATGACTACATCGCCGGCAACACGGCGTTGGGACGCGTCGGCCTGCCCGACGATATCGGTGCGGCCATCGCCCTGTTGCTGGAGGACGGCAATGGCTGGATCACGGGGCAGCGGCTGGAGGTGTCAGGGGGGATGTTTCTCTAG
- a CDS encoding MBL fold metallo-hydrolase, with amino-acid sequence MNAFFFCGVLLLMVPMATPAGEPAPHRDGRFHNQVELPRDGVLKKLRIGVKYLLLRKPPQTRPDAALSLQTMTRQQVADAPDHSLWRLGHSTVLLKLRGRFFITDPVFAERASPVQWAGPLRFHAPPLALDDLPPLTAVILSHDHFDHLDEQAIRRLAPRTEHFLAPLGVGDLLIEWGVPPAKVRQLDWWQETEVEGVRFAATPAQHFSGRGLFDSNHRLWASWVMIDEGLRLFFSGDTGYFAGFREIGERYGPFDVTLMETGAYNVAWPSVHMQPEQTLQAHLDLKGRWLLPIHNGTFDLSIHSWQEPFERILTLANAAQVELSTPQMGERVSLDSPHPGQNWWRPRPLPQRGRASERAVAAR; translated from the coding sequence ATGAATGCCTTCTTCTTTTGTGGAGTGCTGCTGCTCATGGTCCCCATGGCTACCCCCGCCGGCGAGCCGGCACCGCACCGGGACGGACGCTTTCACAACCAGGTCGAGCTGCCCAGGGATGGCGTGCTCAAGAAGCTGCGCATCGGCGTCAAGTACCTGCTGCTGCGCAAGCCGCCGCAAACCCGGCCAGATGCTGCGCTGAGCCTGCAGACGATGACCCGCCAGCAGGTGGCCGACGCGCCGGACCATAGCTTGTGGCGTCTTGGCCACTCCACGGTACTGCTCAAGCTGCGCGGGCGCTTCTTCATTACCGACCCGGTGTTCGCCGAGCGCGCCTCACCGGTGCAGTGGGCCGGGCCGCTGCGCTTCCATGCGCCGCCGTTGGCGCTCGACGATCTGCCGCCGCTGACTGCGGTGATCCTGTCCCATGATCATTTCGACCACCTCGACGAGCAGGCCATCCGCCGGTTGGCGCCGCGCACCGAGCACTTTCTCGCACCGCTGGGAGTAGGCGACCTGCTCATCGAGTGGGGCGTGCCGCCGGCCAAGGTGCGGCAACTGGACTGGTGGCAGGAAACCGAAGTCGAAGGCGTGCGCTTCGCCGCCACGCCGGCGCAGCACTTTTCCGGACGTGGGTTGTTCGACAGCAACCACAGACTGTGGGCGTCCTGGGTGATGATCGACGAAGGGCTGCGGCTGTTCTTCAGCGGTGATACTGGTTACTTCGCCGGCTTTCGCGAGATCGGCGAGCGCTACGGGCCCTTCGACGTGACCTTGATGGAGACCGGCGCCTACAACGTCGCCTGGCCCAGTGTGCATATGCAGCCGGAGCAGACCCTGCAGGCGCACCTGGACCTGAAGGGCCGTTGGCTGCTGCCTATTCACAACGGCACCTTCGACCTGTCGATCCACAGCTGGCAGGAGCCCTTCGAGCGTATCCTGACACTGGCCAATGCCGCCCAGGTAGAGCTGAGCACGCCACAGATGGGCGAACGGGTCAGCCTCGACTCGCCGCATCCGGGGCAGAACTGGTGGCGGCCGCGGCCATTGCCGCAGCGGGGCAGGGCGTCCGAGCGGGCGGTTGCCGCGCGCTAG